The proteins below come from a single Argentina anserina chromosome 1, drPotAnse1.1, whole genome shotgun sequence genomic window:
- the LOC126800496 gene encoding AAA-ATPase At2g18193-like: MFTLNLKDMPTTASTLFSAYASFAASMMLLRSITDQLIPRQLRSYIYSFFSHFFTSPSSNLTLIVEEYCGMTRNQVYDAAEVYLTTKISPFTERLKISKTPRKKSISIAMDKGEEITDTFDNDIKLKWRFAEPEKDDFRSGNDNKCRFELVFDKKHKDKVMDTYLPYVFAQAKAIQEGEKVVRLYTRGSSLGDDEEGKRNLSGWGSVRMEHPSNFGTMAMDSQLKRMIIDDLDRFVRRREFYKRVGKAWKRGYLLYGPPGTGKSSLIAAMANYLQFDVYDLELSSIQSNSHLRTVLLSTSNRSILVIEDIDCCAKVHTRGQEPDPRRYQAHNDRLTLSGLLNFIDGLWSSCGDERIIVFTTNHKDRLDPALLRPGRMDVHIHMSYCTPSGFRVLASNYLGIHESNPHHLSGEIEGLIGSTDVTPAEVAEELMKSDDADVTLKGLVNFLKKKKVENEKMKEGADRTEDQEPENEPFPDDYLHDDEEGYSLFD; this comes from the exons ATGTTTACTCTCAATCTCAAAGATATGCCAACCACAGCATCAACATTGTTCTCAGCCTATGCCTCCTTTGCTGCATCAATGATGTTGCTCCGTTCTATTACAGACCAACTCATCCCCCGCCAGTTGCGCTCGTACATATACTCATTCTTCAGTCACTTTTTTACCTCTCCCTCCTCGAACCTTACTTTGATCGTTGAAGAGTACTGTGGCATGACGCGAAACCAAGTCTATGATGCTGCAGAGGTGTACCTCACAACAAAGATCAGTCCTTTCACTGAACGCCTCAAGATCAGCAAAACACCAAGGAAGAAGAGCATCAGCATTGCCATGGACAAAGGCGAAGAAATCACCGACACATTTGACAATGACATCAAATTGAAATGGCGCTTCGCTGAGCCTGAGAAGGACGATTTCCGCTCTGGTAATGACAACAAGTGTCGGTTTGAGCTAGTGTTTGACAAGAAACACAAGGACAAAGTGATGGACACTTACTTGCCCTACGTTTTTGCTCAAGCTAAAGCCATTCAAGAAGGGGAAAAAGTTGTTAGGCTTTACACCCGGGGTTCGAGTCTGGGTGATGATGAGGAGGGCAAAAGGAATTTAAGCGGTTGGGGTTCCGTGAGGATGGAGCATCCATCTAACTTTGGAACAATGGCAATGGATTCACAGCTTAAGAGAATGATTATTGATGATTTGGATAGGTTTGTGAGGAGGAGGGAGTTTTACAAAAGGGTCGGGAAGGCTTGGAAGCGAGGGTATTTGCTGTATGGTCCACCTGGTACAGGAAAATCGAGCTTGATTGCAGCCATGGCCAACTATCTCCAGTTTGATGTCTATGACTTGGAGCTTTCTAGCATTCAGAGTAATTCTCATTTGAGGACGGTATTGCTTTCTACTTCAAATCGTTCTATTCTGGTGATTGAGGACATTGATTGCTGCGCCAAAGTACATACCAGGGGACAAGAACCGGATCCACGGAGGTATCAAGCTCATAACGACAGG TTGACACTATCAGGCCTACTGAACTTCATAGATGGCCTCTGGTCAAGCTGCGGGGACGAGAGAATTATAGTGTTCACCACCAACCACAAGGATCGGCTAGACCCTGCACTGCTGCGTCCGGGGCGAATGGATGTGCACATTCATATGTCATACTGCACCCCGAGCGGGTTCAGAGTCCTAGCCTCTAACTACCTTGGTATTCATGAAAGCAACCCACATCACCTGTCTGGAGAAATTGAAGGGTTGATAGGTAGCACTGATGTCACCCCTGCAGAGGTTGCTGAGGAGCTCATGAAGAGTGATGATGCTGATGTTACTCTAAAAGGGCTTGTCAATTTTCTCAAGAAAAAGAAGGTCGAGAATGAGAAAATGAAGGAAGGGGCTGACAGAACTGAAGATCAAGAACCAGAGAATGAACCATTTCCAGATGACTATTtacatgatgatgaagaaggctATAGCTTATTCGATTGA